The DNA region CAGACGGACGACGAACAGCTCCACCATGAGTACGAGATCCCGCCACTCCCACTGCGGCAACTTGACGGGATCCTCCAACAGAACCAGAGAGGGATCCATGTCCAGAGATGGGACGATGGGGCTGTGGAGCAGCGGAATGGCCACGGGTTATTCCACCAGCCGGAGCTCCAGATGAAATAACTCCAGAGTGATGCACTCCCACTCCAGTTTCCGGATTCACCGACGACAAATACGATCCTTGGGCGAGGACGAGCAGTACACTGATCACCAAAA from Drosophila santomea strain STO CAGO 1482 chromosome 3R, Prin_Dsan_1.1, whole genome shotgun sequence includes:
- the LOC120452337 gene encoding uncharacterized protein LOC120452337, coding for MALYYILVISVLLVLAQGSYLSSVNPETGVGVHHSGVISSGAPAGGITRGHSAAPQPHRPISGHGSLSGSVGGSRQVAAVGVAGSRTHGGAVRRPSAGANGRPNAGAAAHGNAYQNGHRSQKPY